The proteins below come from a single Chitinophaga pinensis DSM 2588 genomic window:
- a CDS encoding response regulator, with protein sequence MQEKIICFLIDDDDDDQEIFALALDTIDPDITCITANDGIEALNKLNIDSDFIPDFIFLDLNMVRMNGRECLTEIRKLPRLKKTPVIIYSTSSEQKDITETKSLGANDYIVKPPSISELVKRLEQVLRGRIQTI encoded by the coding sequence ATGCAGGAAAAGATCATTTGTTTTTTAATTGACGACGACGACGATGACCAGGAAATTTTTGCCCTGGCACTTGATACGATAGACCCGGATATTACTTGCATCACCGCAAATGACGGAATCGAAGCGCTGAACAAACTTAATATTGACAGCGACTTTATTCCTGATTTTATTTTCCTGGACCTGAACATGGTGCGGATGAACGGGAGGGAATGCCTGACCGAGATACGGAAACTGCCACGTCTGAAAAAGACTCCCGTCATTATATACTCCACTTCCTCAGAGCAGAAAGATATCACCGAAACAAAATCGTTAGGGGCCAATGATTATATCGTGAAACCCCCCAGCATCTCCGAACTTGTTAAAAGATTGGAGCAAGTTTTGAGAGGTAGAATTCAGACGATTTAG
- a CDS encoding ATP-binding protein: protein MELTKTVTPEFLTGGGEMGELIRSRDWSKTPLGPVEAWPQSLKTCVRIMLTSRQPMFVWWGGDLINLYNDAYRSILGGKHPAVLGSPASEVWTEIWDQVGPRAEVCMQQNVGTYDESLLLLMERNGYPEETYYTFSYSPVPGDEGGTSGIICANTDDTQRILGERQLRTLKDLGRYLAEAKDDADVYNRAVEILKENPADFPFACFYELSIQTGTLNMTAKTDELLSTDILPQELILESTIADDWQFPYVITHNRAARIEELQAKYGQLPSGCWTISPDQALVIPVMQNGQDCPFALLIVGINPHRQLDEKYTSFFQLVADQIAGSIVNVHTVEEARKRAEALLEIDRAKTAFFSNISHEFRTPLTLMLGPLEELLSQQDGVLTKQQEANVTATHRNAMRLLRLVNTLLDFSRIEADKVRAQYFPVNLSDVTTDIASTFRAAVEHAGLEFNVTCKDLSMAAYVDRDMWEKVILNLLSNAFKYTLQGSISVILEESDQHAILLVRDTGVGIPVSELPNMFERFHRVKQSKGRSFEGTGIGLSLVRELVQLHNGDISVESEEGKGSTFAVKIPLGRAHLPEEQVVENAGAGTNQTPGLSAAYVNEAMYFNRQQDSNGIDIDRIEEGEERARVLIVDDNADMRDYLQRLLEKQYYIETAANGKLALEKIATHQPELIISDVMMPEMDGIELLHHVKHNPATESLPVILVSARAGEEATIEGYDIGADDYLTKPFSAKELQARVRAQIRVSRLHRHALDILQHSAEELEKKVEARTSELLRKNSELEQFAYIASHDLQEPLRKIRTFSELLQKSLQKGNPVNNYFDKIQSSAERMTQLIKDVLDYSRLSNTEEKFVPIDLNTILQQVKGDFDLLIEQKQATIKSNTLPVVKGIPLQLQQLFTNLIGNSLKFCENQPLISIFASPLPAPEIPFYPGLQEDISYVKLEFSDNGIGFEQQFAERIFAIFQRLNERKVYAGTGIGLALCKKIVENHHGIIRANGKLNEGATFTVILPA, encoded by the coding sequence ATGGAACTAACCAAGACCGTAACCCCTGAATTCCTCACCGGCGGCGGTGAAATGGGGGAATTGATTCGCTCCAGGGATTGGTCTAAAACGCCATTAGGACCTGTTGAAGCGTGGCCTCAAAGTTTGAAGACCTGTGTGCGTATTATGCTTACTTCACGGCAACCCATGTTTGTATGGTGGGGCGGCGACCTGATTAACCTGTATAACGATGCATATAGAAGTATTCTCGGCGGAAAACACCCTGCCGTGCTGGGAAGTCCTGCCAGTGAGGTATGGACGGAAATATGGGACCAGGTAGGTCCCAGGGCAGAAGTGTGTATGCAGCAGAATGTTGGCACATATGATGAATCATTGCTGCTACTGATGGAGCGGAATGGGTATCCTGAAGAAACCTACTACACGTTTTCATATAGTCCGGTGCCTGGAGATGAAGGCGGCACCAGCGGTATTATCTGCGCCAATACTGACGATACACAACGTATCCTTGGTGAAAGACAATTACGTACGTTGAAAGATCTGGGTAGATACCTGGCGGAAGCAAAAGATGATGCAGATGTATATAACCGCGCTGTAGAAATATTAAAAGAAAACCCGGCAGATTTCCCTTTTGCCTGTTTTTACGAACTCAGTATACAGACCGGCACCCTGAACATGACGGCGAAAACAGATGAACTGTTGTCCACAGATATCCTGCCGCAAGAGCTTATCCTGGAGAGTACGATTGCTGACGACTGGCAGTTTCCCTACGTGATAACGCATAACCGTGCGGCCAGGATCGAGGAGCTTCAGGCGAAATATGGACAACTGCCTTCTGGTTGCTGGACGATCAGTCCGGACCAGGCACTCGTGATTCCTGTGATGCAAAACGGACAGGATTGTCCTTTTGCATTGCTCATCGTAGGTATTAATCCGCACCGGCAACTGGATGAAAAATACACCAGTTTTTTTCAGCTGGTCGCCGATCAGATCGCGGGTAGTATTGTAAATGTGCATACAGTAGAAGAAGCCCGAAAAAGGGCGGAAGCGCTGCTGGAAATAGACCGGGCAAAAACCGCCTTTTTCAGTAATATCAGTCACGAGTTCCGCACACCATTGACGCTGATGCTGGGGCCACTGGAGGAATTGTTGTCTCAACAGGATGGTGTACTGACTAAGCAGCAGGAAGCCAATGTCACCGCTACTCACCGTAATGCTATGCGCTTGCTGCGACTGGTAAATACGCTGCTCGATTTCAGCCGTATTGAAGCGGATAAAGTCAGGGCACAGTATTTTCCGGTAAACCTCAGCGACGTGACGACGGATATCGCCAGTACGTTCAGAGCAGCAGTGGAACATGCAGGATTGGAATTCAATGTGACGTGTAAGGACCTCTCTATGGCTGCTTATGTTGACCGCGATATGTGGGAGAAGGTTATCCTGAATCTCTTATCCAACGCCTTTAAATATACCTTACAGGGGAGCATCAGTGTGATCCTGGAGGAAAGCGATCAACACGCCATATTGCTTGTACGTGATACTGGCGTAGGTATTCCGGTGTCGGAACTGCCTAACATGTTTGAGCGTTTCCATCGGGTAAAACAAAGTAAAGGCCGCTCCTTTGAAGGAACTGGTATCGGTCTTTCACTCGTGCGGGAGCTGGTACAACTGCACAACGGCGATATCAGTGTGGAGAGCGAGGAAGGGAAAGGCAGTACGTTTGCCGTAAAGATACCGCTGGGAAGAGCGCATTTGCCGGAAGAGCAGGTGGTAGAAAATGCAGGTGCAGGTACTAACCAGACACCCGGACTTAGTGCCGCTTATGTCAATGAGGCCATGTATTTCAACCGCCAGCAGGATAGCAATGGCATCGATATCGATAGGATTGAAGAAGGAGAAGAAAGAGCGCGTGTCCTGATCGTGGATGATAATGCTGATATGCGCGACTATCTGCAACGCCTGCTTGAAAAACAATATTACATCGAAACAGCCGCCAACGGAAAACTGGCGCTGGAAAAGATAGCAACACATCAGCCTGAACTGATCATCAGTGATGTGATGATGCCGGAAATGGATGGTATCGAACTGTTGCATCATGTAAAACATAACCCTGCAACGGAGTCATTACCAGTGATCCTGGTGTCTGCCAGGGCAGGTGAGGAAGCGACTATTGAAGGCTATGATATTGGTGCGGATGATTACCTGACAAAACCATTTTCCGCCAAAGAATTACAGGCAAGGGTACGTGCACAGATCAGGGTATCCCGGCTGCACCGACATGCGCTGGACATCTTACAACATAGTGCAGAGGAACTGGAAAAGAAGGTAGAAGCACGTACTTCTGAGCTATTACGAAAAAACTCGGAACTGGAGCAGTTTGCCTATATCGCCAGTCATGATTTGCAGGAACCACTACGTAAGATCAGAACCTTCTCTGAGTTGTTGCAGAAAAGTCTGCAGAAAGGGAATCCCGTTAATAATTACTTTGATAAGATCCAGTCATCCGCAGAAAGGATGACGCAACTGATCAAAGACGTGCTGGATTATTCCCGTCTCTCCAACACGGAAGAGAAGTTTGTTCCGATCGATCTGAACACGATATTACAACAGGTAAAAGGCGATTTTGACCTGCTGATAGAGCAGAAACAGGCGACTATAAAAAGCAATACGCTGCCGGTGGTCAAAGGTATTCCTTTACAGCTTCAGCAGCTCTTTACCAACTTAATAGGTAACTCGCTCAAATTCTGTGAAAATCAGCCACTTATAAGTATTTTCGCATCACCACTACCGGCGCCGGAAATACCGTTTTATCCGGGCTTACAGGAGGATATTTCTTATGTAAAACTGGAGTTTTCTGATAACGGAATCGGTTTTGAACAGCAGTTTGCCGAAAGGATATTTGCCATCTTCCAGCGATTGAATGAACGGAAGGTATATGCCGGTACGGGTATCGGGCTGGCACTCTGTAAGAAGATCGTAGAGAATCATCATGGGATCATCAGGGCGAATGGAAAGCTGAATGAAGGCGCTACATTTACAGTGATACTACCTGCTTAA
- a CDS encoding DUF4302 domain-containing protein, with protein MLYNRLYIILLAFLFAACSKDKTESLFGEKPEERLEEAMKEYKATLTGSAYGWKTGVYPAAGGGYAFYFKFGANDRVTMYSDVTPDAASQGLESTYRLKAVQRPSLLFDTYSYLHLLSDPDPNVYGGATGQGYAIDFEYSIDAVSADTIKLTGIANNTRMVMVKATQAEAEAYAAGDFVSLIDNMQSYMAQNPWLYLEFSDGRKLQVSVNSFAKNFTLIYIDDAGQVQLLSTGYYYTLNGLYLKNPITYNGNTFHELFWDPVKEVFYVTVNGQRVEVKVSPSSVVPAHRLLGIDFASLIVPPQALPGWSADFTTIYTTAANAIRTGPYRLTLYYTEFAFDVTQGIMNVDVYVIQNNNLYLAQYPFTYTKTNAGVFKFTGQTFRGNAGLIATEMKPLLDYIRNDRFTMDFLVDSQEGKLAQLKSVEHPTFFFSGYPQ; from the coding sequence ATGCTTTATAACAGACTATATATTATACTGCTGGCATTCCTCTTTGCCGCATGTTCGAAGGATAAAACCGAATCGCTTTTCGGAGAGAAACCGGAAGAACGTTTGGAGGAAGCCATGAAAGAATACAAGGCCACATTAACAGGAAGTGCCTACGGATGGAAAACAGGTGTCTATCCTGCCGCCGGTGGCGGATACGCCTTCTATTTTAAGTTCGGCGCCAATGACCGGGTCACCATGTACAGTGACGTTACACCGGATGCAGCCAGTCAGGGACTGGAAAGTACGTACCGCCTGAAAGCAGTTCAGCGTCCATCCCTACTATTTGATACCTATTCCTACCTGCACCTGCTCTCCGATCCTGATCCGAATGTCTACGGCGGAGCAACCGGACAGGGTTATGCGATCGATTTTGAGTACAGTATAGATGCCGTTTCTGCGGATACCATCAAACTGACGGGTATCGCCAACAACACCAGAATGGTGATGGTAAAAGCGACACAGGCGGAAGCAGAAGCGTATGCAGCAGGTGACTTCGTTTCGCTGATTGACAACATGCAAAGCTACATGGCGCAAAATCCGTGGTTGTATCTCGAATTCAGCGATGGGCGCAAATTACAGGTAAGTGTGAACTCCTTTGCCAAAAACTTTACCCTGATCTACATCGATGATGCCGGGCAGGTACAGCTGTTATCCACCGGATACTATTATACATTAAACGGACTCTATCTGAAGAACCCGATCACGTACAACGGCAATACATTCCATGAACTCTTCTGGGATCCGGTGAAAGAAGTCTTCTATGTTACTGTAAATGGTCAACGGGTAGAAGTAAAAGTCTCTCCCAGCTCTGTCGTGCCGGCACACAGGTTACTGGGCATTGACTTTGCTTCCCTGATCGTTCCGCCACAGGCATTACCGGGATGGTCGGCCGACTTCACGACGATCTATACCACTGCGGCGAATGCTATTCGTACAGGCCCTTACCGCCTGACTCTGTATTATACAGAGTTTGCCTTTGACGTGACACAGGGTATCATGAACGTGGATGTCTACGTCATTCAGAACAACAACTTGTACCTGGCACAGTATCCGTTCACCTATACGAAGACAAATGCCGGGGTATTCAAATTCACCGGACAAACCTTCAGGGGCAATGCCGGCCTGATTGCCACGGAGATGAAACCTTTGCTGGACTATATCCGGAATGACCGCTTTACCATGGATTTCCTGGTAGACAGTCAGGAAGGTAAACTGGCCCAGTTAAAAAGTGTAGAGCATCCTACCTTCTTTTTCTCGGGATATCCGCAATAA
- a CDS encoding putative zinc-binding metallopeptidase — protein sequence MKQMQIKLLMVFIFLGSIMACSKDDKIDSVNIPGLGGETWVKGPLDFWLDSVFTKPFNIEVKYRFERYELTLDKTLVPVMESKVQPVMSTIQKTWIAPYIAEAGETFFKTYCQKQFVLVGSPQFNSNNTITLGTAEGGRKIVLFWLNDFLLTDKPFVKEMLHTIHHEFAHILHQTIMYPVEYKRISTGYTGSWNDYTLEEALDRGFITQYARSAPDEDFVEMISTMLVEGKDGYEAIIAEAPDDAQAKFRQKEEIVVRYFMENYNIDFYRLQTRVQDAIDNL from the coding sequence ATGAAACAAATGCAGATAAAATTGCTCATGGTATTTATCTTCCTCGGTAGCATCATGGCTTGTTCAAAGGATGATAAAATAGATAGTGTGAACATCCCCGGCCTCGGAGGTGAAACCTGGGTAAAAGGACCGCTGGATTTCTGGCTGGATTCCGTATTCACAAAGCCCTTTAATATCGAAGTCAAATACCGCTTCGAACGCTATGAACTGACCCTGGATAAAACACTGGTACCAGTCATGGAAAGTAAAGTGCAACCGGTTATGAGCACTATCCAGAAAACCTGGATCGCGCCTTATATCGCAGAAGCCGGCGAGACTTTCTTCAAAACCTATTGTCAGAAACAGTTTGTCCTGGTAGGTAGTCCGCAGTTCAACTCTAACAATACCATCACACTCGGTACAGCAGAAGGCGGTCGTAAGATCGTATTATTCTGGCTGAATGATTTTTTACTGACTGACAAGCCTTTTGTAAAGGAAATGCTGCATACCATTCACCACGAATTTGCGCATATTCTGCATCAGACCATTATGTACCCTGTAGAATACAAACGCATCTCTACCGGCTATACCGGTAGCTGGAATGACTATACACTGGAAGAAGCGCTGGATAGAGGATTTATTACACAGTATGCCCGCAGCGCACCGGATGAAGACTTTGTAGAAATGATCTCCACCATGCTGGTAGAAGGTAAAGATGGTTATGAAGCCATTATTGCCGAAGCCCCGGATGATGCACAGGCGAAGTTCCGTCAGAAGGAAGAAATCGTTGTGCGCTACTTTATGGAGAATTACAACATCGACTTCTACCGTCTCCAGACCCGCGTACAGGATGCAATTGATAACTTGTAA